A single genomic interval of Nostoc commune NIES-4072 harbors:
- a CDS encoding ABC transporter substrate-binding protein encodes MLWFPVGTSSISKNIAIFNSVRYPDRPNPLTPNSLREGGKIQSFSPKRREVKTVLHPIENGYKLPSKLSISVACVLLLLTTACSQSETKSAQSIEAVNVNNAVAANNISTLRIGYVGSSEPTGALGWAKKKGILERELQKLGFKNITFARFPNGPDLNEALVAGQLDVGSLGDTPAIVLRARGQETRLLRISQFNTTAWLVAKKNGARSLAELKGQKIATQKGSYMHRYLLGLLAEAKIAKDVKVVHLMTTEAKGALERGDIAAYATSSDLGPFLKSQGFPVIDSSANHQGLSGTSLVVATESFLAKQPDFPQKFNAILTEAAKDLKANSEEYYQYHAQTTKYPINIIKVSFPLKQVSEEPLPAEGVKLLEGTKKFLVSQGLAKSDFKLTDWVAKEQSR; translated from the coding sequence ATGCTGTGGTTCCCAGTAGGAACAAGTTCTATCAGTAAAAATATAGCCATTTTCAATTCGGTGAGGTATCCAGACAGACCTAACCCCCTAACCCCCAACTCGTTGCGGGAAGGGGGAAAAATTCAAAGCTTCTCTCCTAAAAGGAGAGAGGTTAAAACTGTACTCCACCCAATTGAGAACGGTTATAAACTTCCTTCAAAATTATCAATCTCAGTGGCTTGTGTCCTACTACTACTAACTACAGCATGTAGCCAAAGTGAAACTAAATCTGCTCAATCCATTGAGGCTGTTAATGTTAATAACGCTGTTGCTGCAAATAACATTTCTACCCTACGAATAGGTTATGTAGGTAGTTCAGAACCGACAGGGGCACTTGGTTGGGCAAAGAAAAAGGGAATATTAGAGCGTGAGCTACAAAAACTAGGATTTAAAAACATTACTTTTGCAAGGTTTCCTAATGGGCCCGATCTAAATGAGGCGCTTGTCGCAGGACAATTAGATGTTGGCTCTTTAGGCGATACACCAGCCATAGTTCTGAGAGCAAGGGGTCAGGAAACCCGACTGCTAAGGATTAGCCAATTTAATACAACCGCCTGGTTAGTGGCGAAAAAGAATGGTGCGCGATCGCTTGCTGAACTTAAGGGTCAAAAAATAGCTACCCAAAAAGGTTCTTATATGCATCGATACCTGCTGGGTCTATTAGCTGAAGCCAAAATTGCCAAAGATGTAAAAGTTGTCCACTTGATGACCACTGAGGCAAAAGGAGCTTTAGAACGTGGTGATATAGCAGCTTATGCAACTTCAAGCGATTTAGGGCCTTTTCTGAAATCACAAGGGTTTCCAGTGATTGATTCTTCGGCAAATCATCAGGGTTTGTCAGGGACATCATTAGTTGTGGCTACCGAAAGCTTTCTAGCAAAACAGCCTGATTTCCCACAGAAATTTAATGCAATTCTCACAGAAGCAGCCAAAGATTTAAAAGCTAATTCTGAAGAATATTATCAGTATCACGCTCAAACTACTAAATATCCCATCAACATCATTAAAGTATCATTCCCACTCAAACAGGTATCAGAAGAACCATTACCAGCCGAGGGTGTGAAACTTTTAGAGGGAACAAAGAAATTTTTAGTCTCGCAGGGTTTAGCAAAGTCGGACTTTAAATTAACAGATTGGGTTGCTAAAGAACAGTCTCGTTAA
- a CDS encoding 4Fe-4S dicluster domain-containing protein: MIELVSESRCIKCNICVNICPTNVFDRVPDAPPTIARQSDCQTCYMCELYCPVDALYVAPESDVTTSVNEAELVEVGLLGSYRENIGWGYKRTSTAKADQTFQILKQMK; the protein is encoded by the coding sequence GTGATTGAGTTGGTCAGCGAGTCGCGGTGCATAAAATGTAATATCTGCGTGAACATTTGTCCAACCAACGTGTTTGACAGAGTACCCGATGCGCCGCCAACCATTGCCCGCCAGAGTGACTGCCAAACTTGTTATATGTGCGAATTGTATTGCCCAGTTGATGCTCTTTATGTTGCACCAGAAAGCGATGTGACGACTTCGGTCAACGAGGCAGAATTGGTAGAAGTTGGGCTACTGGGTAGTTACCGTGAAAACATCGGTTGGGGATATAAACGCACTTCAACAGCAAAAGCCGATCAAACATTCCAAATTCTAAAGCAGATGAAATAG
- a CDS encoding FAD-dependent oxidoreductase has translation MLKTLTTDFKLDLESDVLVIGGGPAGTWAAWSAASSGARVILVDKGYCGTTGCAAASGNGVWYVPPDPEARETAKASRESLGGFLSDRNWMDRVLNQTYANVNQLADWGYPFPTDDEGKPYRRSLQGPEYMRLMRRQIQRAGVNILDNSPALELLVDDDSAVAGATGVNRQTGEKWLVRSQSTIIATGGCAFLSKALGCNVLTGDGYLMAAEAGAEMSGMEFSNAYGISPAFSSVTKTLFYNWATFTYEDGSVIPGASSHRRSVIAQTLLQQPVYAIIDKAAESMRASMRLAQPNFFLPFDRAGIDPFTQRFPVTLRLEGTVRGTGGIRIVDESCASSVRGLYAAGDAATRELICGGFTGGGSHNAAWAISSGYWSGKSAAEYSRSLGEHKTQRLVLGVGEVVLESGSDRSQSLATDEIIQAVQAEVFPYEKNYFRTEQGLTESLSKLNHLWQELRSSQVTSEKELIRAREAAAMVATARWMYSSAIERKETRGMHKHQDYPELDPNQQHHLISGGLDRVWVKSQPLHSTEKPLSKVGALV, from the coding sequence ATGCTAAAGACATTAACAACCGATTTTAAACTTGACTTAGAAAGCGATGTGCTTGTGATTGGAGGTGGGCCAGCTGGAACTTGGGCGGCTTGGAGTGCTGCATCAAGTGGAGCTAGGGTGATCCTTGTAGATAAAGGATATTGTGGAACCACTGGATGTGCTGCGGCATCTGGAAATGGTGTGTGGTATGTGCCGCCCGATCCAGAAGCACGAGAAACAGCAAAGGCAAGTCGGGAATCGTTGGGTGGGTTTTTATCCGATCGCAACTGGATGGATCGGGTATTGAATCAGACCTATGCAAACGTCAATCAGTTAGCAGACTGGGGTTATCCATTCCCTACCGACGATGAGGGCAAACCCTATCGGCGATCGCTGCAAGGGCCGGAATATATGCGGCTGATGCGGCGGCAAATTCAACGGGCAGGAGTCAATATTTTAGACAACAGCCCCGCCTTAGAATTACTGGTAGATGACGATAGTGCTGTTGCTGGTGCAACAGGTGTGAACCGTCAAACTGGTGAGAAATGGCTAGTGCGATCGCAGTCCACAATTATCGCAACTGGTGGCTGTGCGTTTCTCAGTAAAGCGTTAGGATGCAACGTCCTGACAGGGGATGGTTATTTAATGGCAGCAGAAGCTGGTGCTGAGATGTCGGGTATGGAATTTTCCAATGCTTACGGCATCTCTCCCGCCTTTTCTTCAGTTACTAAAACCCTGTTTTATAATTGGGCAACCTTCACCTACGAAGATGGTAGTGTGATTCCGGGAGCAAGTTCTCATAGACGTTCAGTAATTGCCCAGACATTACTGCAACAGCCTGTTTACGCCATCATAGACAAAGCGGCTGAATCGATGCGGGCATCTATGCGTTTAGCGCAGCCCAACTTCTTTTTACCCTTTGACCGTGCAGGTATTGATCCCTTTACCCAACGTTTCCCTGTGACTCTGCGCCTAGAGGGAACTGTGCGCGGTACGGGAGGAATTCGGATTGTAGATGAGAGTTGTGCCAGTTCTGTGCGGGGACTTTATGCAGCAGGAGATGCCGCTACACGCGAACTGATTTGTGGCGGATTTACTGGCGGTGGTAGCCATAATGCAGCTTGGGCAATATCTTCTGGCTATTGGTCGGGGAAATCGGCTGCTGAATATAGCCGTAGTTTAGGGGAACACAAAACTCAACGACTAGTTTTGGGTGTTGGAGAGGTAGTATTAGAGAGTGGGAGTGATCGCTCTCAAAGCTTGGCAACTGATGAAATTATTCAAGCAGTCCAAGCTGAAGTATTCCCCTACGAAAAGAACTATTTCCGTACAGAACAAGGCTTAACCGAGTCTTTGAGTAAGCTAAATCATCTTTGGCAAGAACTTCGCAGTAGCCAGGTAACATCAGAAAAAGAACTAATCCGGGCGCGAGAAGCTGCGGCAATGGTAGCCACAGCCCGGTGGATGTACAGCAGTGCCATTGAACGTAAAGAAACTCGTGGTATGCACAAACATCAAGACTATCCAGAACTTGATCCTAACCAGCAACATCACCTGATTAGCGGTGGATTAGATCGAGTCTGGGTAAAGAGTCAGCCTTTACATAGTACAGAAAAGCCTTTATCCAAAGTAGGAGCATTAGTGTGA